A portion of the Trichomycterus rosablanca isolate fTriRos1 chromosome 17, fTriRos1.hap1, whole genome shotgun sequence genome contains these proteins:
- the atcaya gene encoding caytaxin codes for MDSSGALGEERTSPPSSLLINAGGGSTHRKRRTLIAPDMNLSLDQSEGSLLSDDFLDTPDDLDINVDDIETPDETDSLEFPANGNDIEWEDDTPVASAKPGPSDGAEEDGEVGNGRLWRTVIIGEQEHRIDMQLIRPYVRVISHGGYYGDGMNAIIVFSACYLPDSSCPDYHYIMENLFLYVVSSLEMLVAEDYMIIYMNGGTTRSKMPGISWLKKCYQMIDRRLRKNLKSLIIAHPSWFIRTVLAISRPFISVKFMNKIRYVHSLEELEQIVPMEHIHIPECVIQYDEERIQARKERMEEEESEHQQNQQESASTDRPSTTATQTVEDPVL; via the exons ATGGATTCTTCAGGTGCTCTCGGGGAGGAGAGAACAT CTCCCCCGAGCTCCCTTCTCATCAATGCCGGTGGAGGTTCGACCCATCGCAAACGCCGCACCCTCATAGCACCGGATATGAACCTGTCCCTGGATCAGAGTGAAGGATCTCTGCTGTCTGATGATTTCTTGGACACGCCCGATGATCTGGACATCAACGTGGATGACATTGAAACTCCCGATGAGACGGACTCTCTGGAGTTTCCAGCCAACGGAAACGATATAGAATGGGAAG ATGACACGCCGGTGGCCTCAGCCAAACCAGGCCCTTCTGATGGAGCCGAAGAAGATGGCGAGGTTGGAAATGGGCGTCTGTGGAGAACCGTCATTATTGGCGAGCAGGAGCATCGGATCGACATGCAGCTCATTAGACCATACGTGAGGGTGATATCTCATGGAG GTTATTATGGAGACGGGATGAATGCCATCATTGTGTTCTCAGCATGTTATCTACCCGACAGCAGCTGCCCAGATTATCACTACATCATGGAAAACCTTTTCCT GTACGTAGTGAGCAGTTTGGAGATGTTAGTTGCTGAGGATTACATGATAATCTACATGAACGGAGGAACGACACGCAGCAAGATGCCCGGGATCAGTTGGCTGAAAAAGTGCTATCAGATGATCGACAGAAG attaaggaagaacctgaagtcACTGATTATTGCTCATCCATCCTGGTTTATACGCACAGTCCTGGCCATCTCCAGACCCTTCATCAG TGTGAAGTTTATGAACAAAATCCGCTACGTGCACAGTTTAGAGGAACTGGAGCAGATCGTCCCCATGGAGCACATCCACATCCCCGAGTGTGTTATACA GTATGATGAAGAGAGGATCCAAGCACGTAAAGAACG GATGGAAGAGGAGGAGAGCGAGCATCAACAAAACCAGCAAGAGTCAGCCAGCACAGATAG ACCATCCACAACAGCCACACAGACGGTAGAAGATCCCGTCCTGTGA